GCTGTTGCTGCTTCAACAGCTGCATTAAGTGATAGAATATTTGTTTGGAAAGCTATTTGATCAATTAAAGCAATTGATTCATTGATAGTCTGAACTTTTTCATTTATTTGATCCATAGCTAAAACAGTTTTATTAGCAAGCTCTTTACCTAAACTTGATGATTCTTTAGTTTCAGAAGAGATTGTAAACATATTTTGTGCTTTTTGGCTAGTTTGATTTACATTTGCTGTAACTTCTGTAACAGAAGCTGCCACTTCTTCCAATGAAGCTGCTTGATTTGTAGCATTTTTACTTAAGACAGTAACATTATTTGATAATTCACTTGCTGTATCTCTTAATTTTATTCCATCTTCTTGATTATTTAATAGCATATGGGTAATAATACTATTCATTATTGCAATTTCGTAACCAATTTTACCATTAGTTTCTTTCTCAAGATTTTTAGTAAAATCTTTTTTTGCATATTGTTCTAAGACAGAACTTAGTTCATTTATATCTCTTCCTACAAACTCTTCTAAATTGTGTAGCATATTATTTATAAGATCTTTTAATTCATTTAAAGATGGAGTATTACTCGTGGCTTCAATTCTATTATATAAATGTCCTTTACTAATATCATTTACTACTTCTTTTACATTTGAAATTAGATTTTTATCTTCTGTCAAATTAGCTTTTGTTGCTTCAATATTTTCATTAATAACTTTTGCCATATTACCAATTTCATCTGCAGTTTTAATATCAATTTTTGCAACATCATCTTTTGTTTGGTTTAAATATGAAAAGAAATCTAATAAACCATTTTGAAATTTTGCCAATGGCTTTGAAACCATTTTATTCATTAAAACAAAAATTACAACTTGTAAAAGAACAGTTAAAATAATTGTAGCAATAATAAACATTATTTGAACTTTTTCTGCTATTGCTAAAAATTCATCTTCATTTGAACCTACTACAATAGTCCAATCCCACTTATCATAAGTAGTAAAGGCAGCAATCTTTTTCGTTGTTGTATTATTTTCAACATAGTTATAATGAATAACACCATTTTTCTTTTTTAGAATTTCTTGAATAAAGTTTTTATTATCTGCATCTTTTAAATTAAATACATTTTTACCTTCTAAAGATTTATGAAGAATTAAATTTCCTTTTTTATCAAGAATATAGATATATCCAGTATCCCCAATAATTACTTTTTTTAACTCCTTTTTTAGTGTTTCTAAGCCTTTTGTGAAATCATATCCAATATATAAAGCTCCAATTATCTCATTATCTTTTATAATAGGTGAATAAATAGACATATATGTTTTCCCAGCAATTTTTTCTAAGCCAACAAATTTCTCTTTATTCTCAATCTTTTTATAAATTTTCCCATTTGGGTCAATTTTATTTACTAAAATTCTTTCACCTTTTTCATCTAATATAGAAGATGAAATATTTGTATATTGATTTTCATCTTTAACATATACAGCAGAAATGGCACCTGTCAATTCTTTAAATCGATCAACCCTTCCAAAAGATTTATTTAACATTGCAAATCCATCATAAAGAGTTAATGTTTCAACACCATTTATTTTAATTTTATTTGTTCCTCTTTTTCTTAAGTTTAAAAAAGATTTTTCAAATACTTGAAAAAGTAATAGGGCATTTTCTTCTAGTGTATCATTATATATTTTTGTTGTTTGAAGGTAGTCTCCCGCTTGAGATTGTAAATTTTTTTCTAAATCATTTATAATACTTGTTTTAATACTATTTGTCATCATAACAGTAAAAATAATCATTACTATTATAAGAGTAATTCCAATTAAAATTGAAAACTTTTTATTTATTGAGTTATTAATCATTATATTCCTTATTTTGTATATTAAATTTTATAGTTAAAAAAGTTTTCTTAAGAGTATTTATTTGTATTTAAACTAAGAATAGAATATTCTTTAGTTGTTTTAAGAAGATAATAGATAATCATTGACATAATCCTAATATTGAAAACTTAAAAAGTAGTTATGCCTTAATAATTAAAGCGCCACCAGCTGTAATCATTACACTACCAGCTGCAATATTCATTTTTCTTTTTGCACTTTTACTTTTAAACAAACTTCTTGCTCCACTTGCACTATATGCATAAAAGAGTAAAACACAAGCAATTACAAGAGCCGTAACCAATGATATAATAACAATATCAAGTGTACTTAAAGTAGTTAAATTTACAAAAGTAGGTAAAAAACCTAAATAAAAGAGTATAACTTTTGGATTGCTTAGTGTTATTAAAAGTCCTGTTATAAAGTTCTTTTTCCATGACAATTCTTGCACACCTTTTACATCGGTTTGTTTTTCTTTTGAAGTTAAAATTTTATAACCTAAGAAAAGAAGGTATATTCCACCCAAATATTTTACAAGTATAAAAAAATCACCCATTATAGATGCAATTGCACTTAGTCCGAAAATTGCTGATAATAAAAAGATTAAATCACCAAGTATGATTCCAAATACTACAAAAGCAGCATTTGAAAAACCTGAAGCTAATGCTCTAGAGACTGTAGCAAACACTCCAGGACCTGGAGTAATTGCTAATAAGAACATAGCACCTGCAAATGCAAATATATTTAATAGGCTCATTTTTATCCTTTTTTAGTGGTCTAAAATTTGCTCTAAAAACTGTTTTAATCTATCAGATTGAGGATTATCAAAAAATTCAGTTGGAGTATTTTCTTCAACTATTTGTCCTGCATCCATAAATATAACTCTATCAGCAACTTTTTTTGCAAATCCCATCTCATGAGTTACACAAACCATAGTAATACCATCATCTGCAAGTTCAGTCATTACATCTAGAACTTCTCCAATCATTTCTGGATCTAGGGCAGATGTTGGTTCATCAAATAACATTATGTCAGGGTTAATACACAAACATCTTGCTATTGCAACCCTTTGTTGTTGTCCACCAGATAATTGATTTGGATATTTATGCGCTTGTTCTGCAATTTTTACTCTTTCTAAGTAATGCATTGCAGTTTCTATTGCTTGTTTTCTTGGAGTTTTTGATACCCAAGTTGGAGCTAAAATAAGATTTTCCAAAATCGAAAGATGTGGGAAAAGATTAAAATGTTGGAATACCATTCCAACATGAGTTCTTATCTCTCTGATTCTTTTCACATCTTCTGTTAACTCTAAACCAGCAACATACATTTCACCTTCTTGAAAGGCTTCTAGTCTATTCATACATCTAATTGTTGTAGATTTACCAGAACCTGAAGGTCCACAAATAACGA
This portion of the Arcobacter nitrofigilis DSM 7299 genome encodes:
- a CDS encoding LysE family translocator, translating into MSLLNIFAFAGAMFLLAITPGPGVFATVSRALASGFSNAAFVVFGIILGDLIFLLSAIFGLSAIASIMGDFFILVKYLGGIYLLFLGYKILTSKEKQTDVKGVQELSWKKNFITGLLITLSNPKVILFYLGFLPTFVNLTTLSTLDIVIISLVTALVIACVLLFYAYSASGARSLFKSKSAKRKMNIAAGSVMITAGGALIIKA
- a CDS encoding amino acid ABC transporter ATP-binding protein; amino-acid sequence: MSNLDYMIEMTNVNKWYGDFHVLKDINLRVKKGERIVICGPSGSGKSTTIRCMNRLEAFQEGEMYVAGLELTEDVKRIREIRTHVGMVFQHFNLFPHLSILENLILAPTWVSKTPRKQAIETAMHYLERVKIAEQAHKYPNQLSGGQQQRVAIARCLCINPDIMLFDEPTSALDPEMIGEVLDVMTELADDGITMVCVTHEMGFAKKVADRVIFMDAGQIVEENTPTEFFDNPQSDRLKQFLEQILDH
- a CDS encoding methyl-accepting chemotaxis protein — its product is MINNSINKKFSILIGITLIIVMIIFTVMMTNSIKTSIINDLEKNLQSQAGDYLQTTKIYNDTLEENALLLFQVFEKSFLNLRKRGTNKIKINGVETLTLYDGFAMLNKSFGRVDRFKELTGAISAVYVKDENQYTNISSSILDEKGERILVNKIDPNGKIYKKIENKEKFVGLEKIAGKTYMSIYSPIIKDNEIIGALYIGYDFTKGLETLKKELKKVIIGDTGYIYILDKKGNLILHKSLEGKNVFNLKDADNKNFIQEILKKKNGVIHYNYVENNTTTKKIAAFTTYDKWDWTIVVGSNEDEFLAIAEKVQIMFIIATIILTVLLQVVIFVLMNKMVSKPLAKFQNGLLDFFSYLNQTKDDVAKIDIKTADEIGNMAKVINENIEATKANLTEDKNLISNVKEVVNDISKGHLYNRIEATSNTPSLNELKDLINNMLHNLEEFVGRDINELSSVLEQYAKKDFTKNLEKETNGKIGYEIAIMNSIITHMLLNNQEDGIKLRDTASELSNNVTVLSKNATNQAASLEEVAASVTEVTANVNQTSQKAQNMFTISSETKESSSLGKELANKTVLAMDQINEKVQTINESIALIDQIAFQTNILSLNAAVEAATAGEAGKGFAVVAQEVRNLASRSAEAAKEIKDLVESASQQTLEGKEISTSMITGFEKLEEKINETNIIINDVASGAKEQTEAMISISETINNLDKFTQQNAQVAEETNKISNDTNEIANKVVENVNESKFNGKK